In a genomic window of Gigantopelta aegis isolate Gae_Host unplaced genomic scaffold, Gae_host_genome ctg4762_pilon_pilon:::debris, whole genome shotgun sequence:
- the LOC121366103 gene encoding fibrillin-1-like — protein sequence MFLLPCLLIWINAVYVTESRCPNDSIPVVNLCEFNYYFGNNIYLDGRLMQSYAQDCTCTITPTVNQSMTYVSTSPQTGSAQCDNATFSISPGMTSSVTWDCTDDGFNQTEAAISRTSPWKVRMTKTTSGLMLTEDIDTGYCLRLSTTTAKFTVSCVSGTNTTMDVDECEQDSDNCDVNALCTNTFGSFTCTCKAGFSGNGTNCKDVDECGTGTHNCSSNAVCTNTKGSYDCKCNSGYTGDGFSCAGEEQRLLDLIYRRFKKFIESKSFLNFMGRIYKACLCLTCV from the exons TTGTGAACCTGTGTGAGTTCAACTACTATTTCGGCAATAACATCTACCTCGATGGACGGCTCATGCAGAGTTACGCTCAAGACTGCACGTGCACCATTACTCCGACCGTCAACCAGTCGATGACCTACGTGTCCACATCTCCCCAAACAGGAAGTGCGCAGTGCGACAACGCGACATTCAGTATAAGTCCAGGCATGACGTCATCCGTGACGTGGGACTGTACAGACGATGGCTTTAATCAAACCGAGGCTGCCATCAGTAGAACCTCCCCGTGGAAAGTGAGAATGACAAAAACCACTTCCGGTCTGATGCTGACAGAAGATATTGACACTGGTTACTGTCTGAGACTTTCAACAACTACTGCAA AATTCACCGTGAGCTGTGTGTCGGGGACGAATACCACTATGGACGTAGACGAATGTGAACAGGACTCGGACAACTGTGACGTCAACGCTTTGTGCACCAACACATTTGGATCCTTCACCTGTACCTGTAAAGCTGGGTTCTCGGGAAATGGTACCAACTGTAAAG ATGTTGATGAATGCGGTACTGGAACACACAACTGTAGTAGTAATGCTGTTTGTACCAACACTAAAGGGTCGTATGactgtaagtgtaactcgggatACACTGGTGATGGATTCAGCTGTGCAGGTGAGGAGCAACGTTTACTTGATTTAATTTATCGTCGATTTAAAAAGTTCATTGAAAGTAAATCCTTCTTAAACtttatgggccgaatttacaaagcctgtttatgtcttacatgcgtgtaa